The following coding sequences are from one Lysinibacillus sp. FSL W8-0992 window:
- a CDS encoding CoA transferase — MKQQTLKGCRILELSTTHATSFAAELLRLQGAYVEKVSLKQPFFCDSQKVLTSSVQTVSEWDIVLTDDSMWRYACFPEAVTVFINFHSFQTGDERELQVKAGWLKESEQETSPSIAIGGFPASLLVAAHIAFVTVCQLLEGRRESTVVVHVASILASALHGRLFTKEEQEIVPMMLTPAVDGHLFIGAPSDEQWAFLTRWAQLDLPTCMTQFERRLQKSDIEASLSKWSSSQLRQELMTLGQTFRLPFANVQSHQEVIQCPQHKSRGFIKQQRIIRSPWIMSKGLAANQPFSFTSFKELQIVDLTAMWAGPYCTRLFADLGATVIKIEAPHRPDGIRGKSGSTPFFEELNRNKKSVILDLNVEEDKEILLRLIEDSHIVVNNFSPRVMGNFGLTDDVLQLHNASIIHASLSAFGQTGPYRDYVGYGSTLESMSGIVAQTLDYTGTPTLPLFSISDMLAGVMGAFSIILALYEQTTTHAAYMIDVSQYEVATMVAWVPYKHTSDASCVKTMHKCDDNIIVETPNSWQEQKGRAPYFGEHTTYYKTHYSKEKRDSL; from the coding sequence ATGAAGCAGCAAACACTTAAGGGCTGTAGAATTCTAGAACTTTCGACAACGCATGCAACGAGTTTTGCTGCTGAATTATTACGGCTGCAAGGAGCCTATGTAGAAAAAGTAAGTTTGAAGCAACCTTTCTTTTGTGATTCACAGAAGGTGCTTACATCATCGGTACAAACAGTGAGTGAATGGGATATTGTACTAACGGACGACAGTATGTGGAGATATGCGTGTTTTCCAGAAGCAGTCACAGTATTCATTAACTTTCATTCTTTTCAAACAGGTGATGAGCGTGAACTACAAGTAAAAGCAGGCTGGCTTAAAGAAAGTGAGCAAGAAACATCCCCTTCTATTGCCATTGGAGGTTTCCCCGCCTCATTATTAGTGGCAGCTCATATTGCTTTTGTCACAGTTTGTCAGTTACTTGAAGGGCGGCGCGAATCCACAGTAGTGGTGCATGTAGCCTCGATTTTAGCGAGTGCCCTACATGGTCGACTGTTTACGAAAGAAGAACAAGAGATTGTGCCGATGATGCTAACCCCTGCTGTGGATGGTCATCTGTTCATTGGTGCGCCAAGTGATGAACAGTGGGCATTTTTAACTCGTTGGGCACAATTAGATTTGCCAACTTGTATGACACAATTTGAAAGACGGTTGCAAAAAAGTGATATCGAGGCATCACTAAGTAAGTGGAGTTCAAGTCAATTACGGCAAGAGCTAATGACACTTGGGCAAACGTTTCGATTGCCATTTGCTAATGTCCAATCGCATCAGGAAGTAATACAATGTCCCCAACATAAAAGTAGAGGTTTTATTAAACAACAACGCATCATCCGTTCCCCATGGATCATGTCAAAAGGGCTGGCAGCAAACCAGCCCTTTTCTTTTACCAGTTTTAAGGAGTTACAAATTGTGGATTTGACAGCGATGTGGGCTGGTCCGTATTGTACACGATTATTTGCAGATTTAGGAGCTACAGTAATTAAAATCGAAGCGCCACATCGGCCAGATGGCATTCGTGGTAAGTCGGGGTCAACGCCATTTTTTGAAGAGCTCAATCGCAATAAAAAATCAGTCATTTTAGATTTGAACGTGGAGGAAGATAAAGAGATACTGTTACGTCTCATTGAAGACAGCCATATTGTCGTTAATAATTTTAGCCCGCGTGTAATGGGGAATTTTGGTTTGACAGATGATGTACTACAGCTACACAATGCGTCAATTATTCATGCATCGTTATCCGCATTTGGTCAAACAGGACCTTATCGAGATTATGTAGGCTATGGGTCCACACTAGAGTCAATGAGTGGAATAGTAGCACAAACATTAGATTATACAGGAACCCCTACGCTACCACTATTTTCAATAAGTGACATGCTAGCAGGTGTTATGGGTGCCTTTTCGATTATTCTTGCCTTGTATGAACAAACAACAACGCATGCAGCCTATATGATTGATGTTTCGCAATATGAAGTAGCGACGATGGTAGCTTGGGTTCCTTATAAGCATACATCTGATGCATCATGTGTCAAAACAATGCATAAATGTGATGACAATATAATAGTAGAAACACCAAATTCGTGGCAAGAACAGAAAGGAAGAGCCCCTTATTTTGGTGAGCATACAACTTATTACAAGACACATTATTCCAAAGAAAAGAGGGATTCACTATGA
- a CDS encoding enoyl-CoA hydratase/isomerase family protein, producing MTYQFINIAKQQGVAYIQLIDSKTQNEWHAPFIQELRDVAIYLRDATDIKVVVVGSSADEFSIGSRLPAIVEEDVPQQYQTVCLATEALELWAKLPYPIIMAIHGQCTSLAFSFACIADIRIIAEDVQLAVPELAYGLVPAGGITQRLPRLIGKGAAMNVLLGQSTVTAEEAMALGLATIQVTREELWQSACAEGLRLSELSTLSLQYTKECLYRGSELPFEQGLRLELDVYLLLQTSRDRMEGVQAFLEKRKPYFIGE from the coding sequence ATGACTTATCAATTTATCAATATAGCCAAACAGCAAGGCGTTGCCTACATACAGCTAATAGACAGTAAAACACAAAATGAATGGCATGCACCCTTTATTCAAGAGTTACGAGATGTGGCTATTTATTTGCGTGATGCAACGGATATTAAAGTAGTTGTTGTCGGTTCGAGTGCAGATGAGTTTTCAATTGGCAGTAGACTCCCTGCGATTGTAGAGGAAGATGTTCCACAACAATATCAGACAGTATGCCTTGCAACAGAAGCACTTGAACTATGGGCAAAGCTACCATATCCAATTATTATGGCGATTCATGGGCAATGTACATCATTAGCATTTAGCTTTGCTTGTATTGCAGATATCCGAATAATTGCGGAGGATGTGCAATTAGCGGTACCTGAATTAGCTTACGGATTAGTGCCAGCGGGAGGCATTACACAGCGATTGCCAAGGTTAATAGGTAAAGGTGCTGCAATGAATGTCTTGCTTGGTCAGTCTACTGTAACTGCGGAGGAAGCGATGGCGCTAGGCTTAGCAACGATACAAGTAACACGTGAGGAGCTGTGGCAATCGGCTTGTGCAGAAGGATTGCGTCTAAGCGAGCTCTCTACTTTATCATTACAATATACGAAGGAATGCTTATATCGTGGAAGCGAGCTACCATTTGAGCAAGGCTTACGTTTAGAGTTAGATGTCTATTTATTATTACAAACTTCACGTGATCGTATGGAAGGTGTACAGGCATTTTTAGAGAAGCGCAAGCCATATTTTATTGGAGAGTAG
- a CDS encoding IclR family transcriptional regulator, whose amino-acid sequence MDNTKTVHRLSTVDNAISLLTLFLKYQSIGLVDIERELQISKTAAFRLAVTLTDRGMLLKNSENKTYQPGPIIFQIVNRFHSPDIVSIAQPYMVELAATTKESVYLSIRSGNKHLFLSGVESEHALKVTTPLGEEYELYYGAIGKLHMAYMSPKDLQTYFNRTTYIQHTETTLDIELLKQQLSTIKQDGYAWSLGERADGMIGVAAPIWGNSEEPVAALTILLPLSRFNDDIKEQMEKIVQEYTAKITQDFLEKQH is encoded by the coding sequence ATGGATAATACTAAAACCGTCCACCGATTAAGCACTGTGGATAATGCCATCTCATTACTCACATTATTTTTAAAATACCAATCAATCGGGCTAGTTGATATTGAGCGCGAGCTACAAATTAGTAAAACAGCGGCTTTTCGTTTAGCAGTTACGTTAACTGACCGTGGTATGCTATTAAAAAATTCCGAAAATAAAACGTATCAGCCAGGGCCAATTATTTTCCAAATCGTCAATCGCTTTCATTCGCCAGATATTGTCTCTATTGCCCAGCCATACATGGTGGAACTTGCAGCTACAACAAAGGAGTCTGTTTACTTATCTATACGCTCCGGTAATAAACACCTCTTTTTATCAGGAGTTGAAAGTGAACATGCCTTAAAAGTAACCACTCCACTAGGAGAAGAATATGAATTATATTACGGCGCTATCGGTAAATTACATATGGCCTACATGTCGCCTAAAGATTTACAAACATATTTTAATCGCACTACCTATATCCAACATACAGAAACAACCCTAGATATTGAGCTTCTAAAACAACAGCTCTCCACTATCAAGCAAGATGGCTATGCCTGGAGCCTTGGTGAACGGGCAGATGGTATGATTGGTGTTGCTGCGCCTATTTGGGGAAATAGTGAAGAGCCTGTAGCCGCGCTAACGATTCTTCTCCCTCTTTCCCGTTTTAATGATGACATTAAAGAACAAATGGAAAAAATCGTGCAAGAATATACAGCAAAAATTACACAAGACTTTCTTGAAAAGCAACACTAG
- a CDS encoding enoyl-CoA hydratase/isomerase family protein, with the protein MESIVLLERDENIAIITLNHPEKLNAVSVAMRDALYEQILAVQADPTIDGVILRGNGKGFCAGADLKEFGTIPSVIEKRKIRIQHDIWDEFRRCSKPIAAILHGFAVGSGIEMAMICDFRFAAPKTKISLPECALGMLPAAGGTQSLPRLMRHGWAIDFAMKGYYLSAEEAKARQIVTDIFEEEHLFDEVLNFMKRITTYPKTAQQIKRLISSGMDRSLEQGLAFEQTLVKESYKQQFIANG; encoded by the coding sequence ATGGAATCAATCGTTTTATTAGAGCGAGATGAAAATATAGCCATTATTACATTGAATCACCCTGAAAAATTAAATGCTGTTAGTGTGGCGATGCGTGATGCACTGTATGAACAAATTTTAGCCGTACAGGCTGACCCTACAATCGATGGCGTTATTTTACGAGGCAATGGCAAAGGATTTTGTGCTGGTGCAGATTTAAAAGAATTTGGCACAATACCTTCCGTCATTGAAAAGCGAAAAATTCGGATTCAGCATGATATTTGGGATGAATTCCGTCGATGCTCTAAGCCGATTGCCGCTATTTTACATGGCTTTGCGGTTGGCTCTGGCATTGAGATGGCGATGATTTGCGACTTTCGTTTTGCAGCACCAAAAACAAAAATTTCTTTGCCTGAATGTGCACTAGGTATGTTACCGGCAGCTGGCGGAACACAAAGCCTACCCCGATTAATGCGTCATGGTTGGGCAATCGATTTTGCGATGAAAGGTTATTATTTGTCAGCTGAGGAAGCGAAGGCTCGTCAAATTGTCACGGACATTTTTGAAGAAGAGCATTTATTTGATGAAGTATTAAATTTTATGAAGCGTATAACGACGTATCCTAAGACAGCACAGCAAATTAAACGATTAATTTCTAGTGGTATGGATCGATCTTTAGAGCAAGGGCTTGCATTTGAACAAACCCTTGTAAAGGAAAGTTATAAGCAACAGTTCATTGCAAATGGCTAG
- a CDS encoding MBL fold metallo-hydrolase, translating to MQNQKLLNWQVVTLPIPYDLRSVNCYVIEEPSGITIIDTGDDNAESKEIWRQVIGQRRVNRVLITHLHIDHFGLAKWLQDEYETTIWMSQRSYEEFTSRRERFENGITEDGSLSFLADYGMVQDKEASAVFNRFEPFQVHVDVIFSEHQMIESETFNLQPIWTPGHSPDHYCFYEKEAGVLFLGDHLLEIINPIVMPSTHMQNPLALYLATFESLGQLKIHDALPAHGTQIEDFNERVSRLMVHYTDKCQQILNAIPEDGATAHEITNQVYAHKPAELRGAAFIQVITFVHYLMERNYLVRKCKGQSYNFYRSSLTVEKPFTLC from the coding sequence ATGCAAAATCAAAAGCTTTTAAATTGGCAAGTTGTTACATTGCCGATTCCTTATGATTTACGTAGTGTTAACTGCTATGTAATTGAAGAGCCTTCTGGAATTACAATTATTGATACAGGTGACGATAATGCTGAGTCGAAAGAAATATGGCGGCAGGTCATTGGTCAACGACGAGTTAATCGTGTACTTATCACACACTTGCATATTGATCATTTTGGCTTGGCAAAATGGCTCCAAGATGAGTATGAGACAACTATTTGGATGTCTCAACGAAGTTACGAGGAATTTACGAGCAGACGGGAACGCTTTGAAAACGGAATTACTGAGGATGGAAGTTTATCTTTTCTGGCTGATTATGGGATGGTGCAAGATAAAGAGGCATCTGCGGTATTTAATCGATTCGAACCATTCCAAGTACATGTAGATGTTATTTTTTCGGAGCATCAAATGATTGAAAGTGAAACATTTAATTTACAGCCAATTTGGACACCTGGACACTCGCCAGATCATTATTGCTTTTATGAAAAAGAGGCAGGCGTGTTATTTTTAGGTGATCATTTATTAGAAATTATTAACCCGATTGTTATGCCTTCTACACATATGCAAAATCCTCTTGCCTTATATTTAGCGACATTTGAAAGCTTAGGTCAATTGAAAATTCATGATGCATTGCCGGCACATGGGACACAAATTGAAGACTTTAATGAGCGCGTATCACGATTGATGGTTCATTATACTGACAAATGTCAGCAAATTTTAAATGCAATACCTGAGGATGGGGCGACAGCACACGAAATTACGAATCAGGTATATGCACATAAGCCTGCAGAGCTTCGAGGGGCTGCATTTATTCAAGTGATTACCTTTGTACATTATTTAATGGAACGCAATTATTTAGTACGAAAGTGTAAAGGTCAAAGTTACAATTTTTATCGAAGCAGTTTGACAGTTGAAAAGCCATTTACACTTTGTTAG
- a CDS encoding amidohydrolase, protein MVQQIDLFIYNAVILTQSTSVPIATSMAIHNGKIIALFGHNDSSPYQAKISIDAQQKVILPGFIDAHCHLQAMVSEQFSIHIPTSYETKEALFAYLRKQISPIPNGNWVRINGYHPFHFPHIEPLSMAMLDELSTNHPIRVRYVTRHTSVLNSKGWDYFKQALENHPNDGIHIELDSLGQPTGIIHGADALLNESVLPKLPEEQWLVGIEALQAKLLSLGITTVCDASPTTSVSQLAIWKKAAQHFWKIPVHWMTGSPHFDDLANHLQPIPIFKRNALKIVLETMPEMYPTKDAIVQMMKQAFLANSPVAIHVVNPEMVWHAIDALKTVRQQLPEVNGICRFEHLSLCPEAFFDMIHEHQIQVVTNPPFIDIHGDRYLQQVDDNEHCWLYPVNSLLQHDITVAAGSDAPVAPISPWLGLHAACTRQSKNGLQVNIREAVSRQNALNLYTTHAALVIGEQHQIGQLAPGFDANFIIVKQHPVNCTLYQLQNMQVLETWIAGERLYHSS, encoded by the coding sequence ATGGTACAACAAATCGATCTATTTATTTATAATGCCGTTATTTTAACACAATCAACGTCTGTACCAATCGCTACAAGTATGGCCATTCATAACGGAAAAATCATTGCTCTATTTGGGCATAATGATTCTTCACCCTATCAAGCTAAAATAAGTATTGATGCACAGCAAAAGGTAATTTTGCCTGGTTTTATCGATGCACATTGTCACTTACAAGCGATGGTTAGCGAACAGTTTAGTATACATATACCAACATCATACGAAACGAAAGAGGCACTTTTTGCATATCTTCGTAAGCAAATTTCACCCATTCCAAACGGTAATTGGGTTCGTATTAATGGCTATCATCCTTTTCATTTCCCCCATATAGAACCTTTATCTATGGCAATGTTGGATGAGCTTTCTACCAATCACCCAATCCGTGTACGCTATGTAACGCGGCATACATCCGTGTTAAACAGTAAGGGTTGGGACTATTTCAAACAAGCTTTAGAAAATCATCCTAATGACGGCATCCATATTGAGCTTGATTCACTTGGACAGCCTACAGGTATTATTCATGGAGCAGATGCTTTACTAAATGAATCTGTTTTACCGAAATTACCTGAAGAACAGTGGTTAGTGGGCATAGAAGCTTTACAAGCAAAGCTTCTATCTTTAGGGATTACTACTGTTTGTGATGCATCTCCAACTACATCAGTATCTCAGCTTGCAATATGGAAAAAAGCTGCTCAACACTTTTGGAAAATTCCAGTTCACTGGATGACCGGTAGCCCACACTTTGATGACCTAGCAAATCATCTACAACCTATACCAATATTTAAACGGAATGCCTTAAAAATTGTGTTGGAGACAATGCCAGAAATGTATCCTACAAAGGATGCCATTGTACAAATGATGAAACAAGCATTTCTCGCAAATAGCCCTGTTGCAATTCATGTTGTAAATCCCGAGATGGTTTGGCATGCTATTGATGCATTAAAAACAGTACGTCAGCAACTCCCTGAAGTAAACGGAATTTGTCGTTTTGAACACTTAAGTTTATGTCCCGAAGCTTTTTTCGATATGATACATGAACACCAAATACAGGTTGTCACAAATCCTCCGTTTATCGATATTCATGGAGATCGGTACTTACAGCAAGTAGACGATAATGAACACTGTTGGCTCTATCCAGTGAATTCTTTACTACAACATGACATAACAGTCGCAGCTGGTTCAGATGCACCCGTTGCGCCTATCTCCCCTTGGCTTGGTTTGCATGCTGCATGTACAAGGCAAAGTAAAAATGGCTTACAAGTAAATATACGAGAGGCTGTTTCAAGACAAAATGCGCTTAACCTTTATACGACTCATGCCGCTTTAGTTATCGGTGAGCAACACCAAATAGGGCAACTTGCACCAGGCTTTGACGCTAATTTTATTATTGTTAAACAACATCCTGTAAACTGCACCCTTTATCAGCTCCAAAACATGCAAGTATTAGAAACATGGATTGCTGGTGAGCGACTTTATCATTCTTCATAA